A single region of the [Limnothrix rosea] IAM M-220 genome encodes:
- a CDS encoding bifunctional metallophosphatase/5'-nucleotidase gives MQRDKQPSQKKRLPSHREEVAFPAHNPLTLRACPFQTPHNRRQRFLLWGNATQPITNIEVEPELSSRYQIPAAASLPIQTPFRLKILHFNDLHGRMSHLTEMGCSPIFSRIVSRYKHQWQKYYDNPQGGVMLLSAGDDMVGTPFDILMANQNHPYELYQELGVDVATLGNHDLDLGTHTLSQIIGRAQNFPVLSANLYVPAPLKSQVHPAALIDIKGVRVGIIGLTTTAQMKSAEAKLLQFADPVDVVNNLLPVLRPYCHVLIILSHLGYDLHATSATVEGYGDRQLAEALPYGAVDAIIGGHTHHVLNETGLNHKNIVNGIPIMQAGAMGRFIGEVTLTLQSQHTVTVTNAKLTTTADLPIDQPFETNYVEPVVQSLKHKLNQSLGIVEPHPDLGIDAVLNDFASRELAIANFVTAGLLTQVKAQGYGVDLAMTDAAILKTGLPKGTLTYADWFALMPYADTLTLFQLTGEQLWQFLLDNARRANRPGEPHLERGFIQFSTQIRYTIHLGADRHSTSISDVWVGNHPLQDQLGKTLTIVSHSFLRQTALPWEHLSALEGFAPVKLDNLPTKDTNLLLRETLATYVKKQGGIAAAGGLLTDNRLQIRD, from the coding sequence ATGCAACGAGATAAACAACCTAGTCAAAAAAAGCGACTCCCTTCACACCGCGAAGAAGTGGCATTTCCCGCCCATAATCCCCTAACGCTCAGGGCTTGTCCGTTTCAAACTCCCCACAATCGACGACAGCGATTTTTGCTATGGGGCAATGCTACCCAACCGATTACCAATATCGAAGTTGAGCCCGAACTGTCGAGTCGTTATCAAATTCCCGCCGCTGCAAGCTTACCGATTCAAACTCCATTTCGTTTAAAGATTCTTCACTTTAATGATCTCCACGGACGGATGAGCCATCTAACGGAGATGGGCTGTTCGCCAATTTTTTCCCGTATTGTTTCCCGTTATAAACACCAGTGGCAAAAATACTATGACAATCCCCAGGGGGGCGTAATGCTCCTTTCGGCAGGGGACGATATGGTGGGGACACCCTTCGATATTTTGATGGCAAACCAAAATCATCCCTATGAGCTGTATCAAGAGCTTGGGGTGGATGTGGCGACATTGGGCAACCATGATCTTGATTTAGGGACACACACTCTCAGTCAAATTATTGGCCGTGCCCAGAATTTTCCTGTTTTGTCTGCCAATCTCTACGTCCCGGCTCCCCTAAAGTCGCAAGTTCATCCTGCGGCTTTGATCGATATCAAAGGGGTGCGTGTCGGCATTATTGGGTTAACGACGACGGCACAAATGAAAAGTGCGGAAGCGAAATTACTCCAGTTTGCGGATCCGGTGGATGTGGTTAATAATTTGCTGCCTGTGTTGCGTCCCTACTGCCATGTGCTGATTATTTTGAGTCACCTCGGCTATGATCTGCACGCGACGAGCGCTACGGTGGAAGGGTATGGCGATCGCCAACTCGCAGAAGCTTTACCCTATGGGGCAGTTGATGCGATTATCGGTGGTCACACCCACCATGTTTTAAATGAAACGGGGCTAAATCATAAAAATATCGTCAATGGCATTCCGATCATGCAGGCCGGAGCCATGGGGCGTTTCATCGGAGAAGTGACCCTAACCTTACAGAGTCAGCACACCGTCACCGTGACCAATGCCAAACTGACGACGACGGCTGATCTACCCATTGATCAACCCTTTGAAACCAATTACGTTGAGCCTGTGGTGCAGTCCCTGAAGCACAAATTAAATCAGTCCCTTGGTATCGTCGAGCCCCATCCGGATTTAGGCATTGATGCGGTCTTAAATGATTTTGCAAGTCGGGAGTTGGCGATCGCCAACTTTGTCACAGCAGGCCTGCTAACCCAAGTAAAAGCCCAAGGCTATGGCGTTGATCTGGCAATGACCGATGCCGCAATTCTTAAAACAGGTTTACCAAAAGGCACATTAACCTACGCCGACTGGTTTGCCCTGATGCCCTATGCCGACACCCTTACACTATTTCAGCTGACAGGAGAACAACTATGGCAATTTCTATTAGACAATGCCCGCCGCGCCAACCGTCCCGGTGAACCCCATCTTGAGCGAGGGTTTATTCAATTCAGTACGCAAATTCGCTACACCATCCACCTCGGTGCAGACCGCCATAGCACTAGCATTTCAGATGTTTGGGTCGGCAACCATCCCCTCCAAGATCAGTTAGGAAAAACCTTGACGATCGTCAGCCATAGCTTCTTAAGGCAAACGGCGCTTCCGTGGGAACATCTCAGTGCATTAGAAGGTTTCGCACCTGTGAAATTAGATAACTTACCGACCAAAGACACAAATTTGTTATTGCGAGAGACACTCGCGACTTATGTGAAAAAGCAAGGAGGCATTGCAGCCGCTGGTGGTCTCCTCACCGATAATCGTCTCCAGATCCGAGACTGA
- a CDS encoding glycosyltransferase family 39 protein has translation MSNSHSAHQNQSTWFEILFLVLLWLGINLGDRLWLNLDQSMPGWDEANHLTGSLNYMAAIFQFSGWRDFWQVSNKFPPLTYLLAVPFQLIFGKGSDNALMVNWIFSAITLWATYSIGKRLFNPIVGRWAAAIALLMPRFVYYRLHFITDIALTSVTVLSFACLTHWYFSEKRSSQWLWILAFGCCLGIALMTKQTCMFFLFVPLLWSAGTSIWRRQWERILQLFCSAFVSALFWGGWYSTNFIYLFSTYERANVTAAANEGDPALNTIQAWIYYWQDLPRAVSWLWLIVPIVGLCLHFGKRFPRRTETYVLPEKESLTWLGVYFVGSYLMFSALYNKDPRYIMPYLPIVGIFLGYGLTQWRGRWLFVRWLTFVCVVVLAVGRLFPLPILSTILPPKYAADTNNYPQPEVIDNVVRTHPYTRSNIGVIPSLFWLNHNNINYFGALRKFQVYGRELGDRPEMVAQDAIGFDLLLTKTGNNANAKQPQLELAEQLKNNPDFYVQNTWPLPDKTELTLYQRQRSLVTVAHFDGVKQPLQLDLVDVPDGAIAGQPIPITYNWSGNWDDLKNGLVLLTWSNGQRFWIHDHAIGFGTLYDGRLATAERDDRFKVIEKTAMLAPADFPAGTYNLQAIYLDPNTGQTTPIIQPTTSITIQAAPPETTLTPLQLVELDWLSQERAIAPQLGVGIDGLDPLFAHIARLNQYDPEQNYLKQLEQTLGFRLSKAQTNSPQIRDWYYAKVLAHALQEEPTETLATLEALRELEPENPFVPAYIAFVNLYKFQPKAAETAIQQALQLAPDVPEFQAIAGVSALLQGKPFQAWSLLTNL, from the coding sequence TTGTCCAATTCCCATTCCGCCCATCAGAATCAATCCACTTGGTTTGAAATTTTATTTCTCGTTTTGCTGTGGCTCGGCATCAATCTCGGCGATCGCCTGTGGCTCAATCTTGATCAAAGTATGCCGGGGTGGGACGAAGCGAATCATTTAACAGGCAGCCTGAACTATATGGCGGCAATTTTTCAATTTTCAGGATGGCGAGATTTTTGGCAAGTCTCCAATAAATTTCCGCCCCTCACCTATCTTTTAGCCGTACCGTTTCAATTGATTTTCGGCAAAGGCAGTGATAATGCCCTGATGGTGAACTGGATTTTTAGTGCCATCACCCTCTGGGCGACCTATAGTATCGGCAAACGTTTATTTAATCCCATTGTCGGGCGGTGGGCAGCGGCGATCGCCCTATTAATGCCCCGCTTTGTTTACTATCGCCTCCATTTCATTACCGACATTGCCCTGACGAGCGTCACCGTTTTAAGCTTTGCCTGCCTCACCCATTGGTATTTTTCAGAAAAGCGTAGCTCCCAATGGCTCTGGATTTTAGCCTTTGGCTGTTGTCTAGGCATTGCCCTCATGACCAAACAAACCTGTATGTTCTTCCTATTTGTGCCCTTACTGTGGTCAGCGGGAACCAGTATTTGGCGACGGCAATGGGAACGAATTTTACAACTTTTTTGTAGTGCCTTCGTTTCAGCTTTATTTTGGGGCGGTTGGTACAGCACGAATTTTATTTATCTGTTTAGTACCTATGAGCGGGCGAATGTCACCGCTGCGGCCAATGAAGGTGATCCGGCATTAAACACGATTCAAGCGTGGATTTACTATTGGCAAGATTTACCGAGGGCGGTGTCGTGGCTATGGCTCATTGTGCCGATTGTCGGGTTATGTCTCCATTTTGGGAAACGCTTCCCCCGCCGCACAGAAACCTACGTTTTACCGGAAAAAGAAAGTCTCACATGGCTTGGGGTCTATTTTGTCGGGTCTTATCTAATGTTTTCAGCGCTGTACAACAAAGATCCACGCTACATCATGCCCTATCTGCCCATTGTGGGAATTTTTCTTGGCTATGGTTTAACGCAATGGCGGGGACGCTGGCTCTTTGTACGCTGGCTAACATTTGTCTGTGTGGTGGTTTTAGCGGTCGGGCGACTGTTTCCGTTACCGATTTTAAGTACTATCTTGCCGCCCAAATATGCGGCCGACACCAATAATTATCCCCAGCCTGAAGTGATCGACAATGTGGTTCGCACCCACCCCTATACCCGTAGCAATATTGGCGTTATTCCCAGTTTATTTTGGCTAAATCATAACAATATCAACTATTTTGGGGCGCTGCGGAAATTTCAAGTTTATGGTCGGGAACTGGGCGATCGCCCAGAAATGGTCGCCCAAGATGCCATCGGTTTTGATTTACTGCTCACAAAAACCGGTAATAACGCTAACGCAAAACAACCGCAACTAGAACTAGCTGAACAACTAAAAAACAATCCTGATTTTTATGTCCAAAATACTTGGCCACTGCCCGATAAGACAGAACTAACCCTTTACCAGCGGCAACGCTCCCTCGTCACTGTTGCTCATTTTGATGGGGTCAAACAACCGCTGCAATTAGATTTAGTCGATGTCCCCGATGGGGCGATCGCCGGCCAGCCGATTCCCATCACCTACAACTGGTCTGGCAATTGGGATGATCTAAAAAATGGTTTAGTTCTACTGACCTGGAGTAATGGCCAGCGTTTTTGGATCCACGACCATGCCATCGGGTTTGGGACACTCTACGACGGGCGTTTAGCAACGGCAGAACGGGATGATCGTTTTAAGGTGATCGAAAAAACCGCGATGCTTGCCCCGGCAGACTTTCCGGCGGGAACCTATAATCTACAGGCGATTTACCTCGACCCCAACACCGGACAAACAACTCCGATCATTCAGCCGACGACCTCCATCACCATCCAAGCCGCTCCCCCTGAAACAACCCTCACACCCCTGCAACTTGTCGAGTTAGACTGGCTTAGCCAAGAACGGGCGATCGCCCCCCAGCTAGGCGTTGGCATTGACGGTTTAGACCCACTCTTTGCCCATATTGCCCGCCTCAATCAATACGACCCCGAACAAAATTACCTTAAACAACTGGAGCAGACCTTAGGTTTCCGTCTGAGCAAAGCCCAAACGAATTCTCCGCAAATTCGCGATTGGTATTACGCCAAAGTCCTTGCCCATGCCCTCCAAGAGGAACCCACCGAAACCCTCGCCACCCTTGAAGCATTGCGGGAACTAGAACCCGAAAATCCCTTTGTCCCTGCCTATATTGCCTTTGTAAATCTCTATAAATTTCAACCAAAAGCCGCCGAAACAGCTATCCAACAAGCCTTACAACTTGCGCCCGATGTCCCAGAATTTCAGGCGATCGCCGGAGTCTCTGCCCTCCTCCAAGGGAAACCCTTCCAAGCATGGTCACTCCTAACAAACTTGTAA
- a CDS encoding PTPA-CTERM sorting domain-containing protein, producing the protein MKVSNQFVLSACGVVVLGFSATPAQALTLKTFTNESEFTAIATSLATETFNDATLSDKKNHVLDDFAIASNMTWSRIVDGSTAGNIDGSNFLRLQSRNSDTAAAFNFADSINAFGFDWANTDSNGDTLELMVGGQIFTFGLAGGSGFFGVIATDGDFDSVQFSDDAGSTFLQYGSIDNVRYGNVAPQAVPTPAAILPNLFLLGLNVLSRRGDRPTNP; encoded by the coding sequence ATGAAAGTTTCTAACCAGTTTGTTTTGTCTGCCTGCGGTGTTGTTGTCTTGGGCTTTAGCGCGACACCTGCTCAGGCATTGACCCTTAAGACATTTACAAACGAATCTGAATTTACGGCGATCGCCACCAGCCTAGCGACAGAAACTTTTAATGATGCAACTTTGAGCGATAAGAAAAATCATGTTTTAGATGACTTTGCGATCGCGTCCAATATGACTTGGAGCCGCATTGTGGACGGTAGTACAGCAGGTAATATTGACGGCTCAAATTTTTTACGCCTGCAGTCCCGCAACTCAGATACAGCCGCCGCTTTTAACTTTGCAGATAGCATTAATGCCTTTGGTTTTGACTGGGCTAATACCGATAGCAACGGCGATACATTAGAACTCATGGTTGGCGGTCAGATTTTTACATTTGGTTTAGCTGGGGGGAGTGGCTTTTTTGGTGTGATTGCCACCGACGGGGATTTTGATAGTGTGCAATTCTCTGATGATGCAGGATCCACATTTTTGCAATATGGCAGTATCGATAATGTCCGCTACGGTAATGTTGCTCCCCAAGCTGTCCCAACCCCTGCGGCGATTTTACCAAATCTATTTTTGCTGGGTTTGAATGTGTTAAGCCGTCGTGGCGATCGCCCAACTAACCCATAA
- a CDS encoding SpoIIE family protein phosphatase has protein sequence MSDSSPNDAVLKLSESHHDWEAIASCELFQGVQPTLLKDLIQKCSIQVFPAGSSITEPGQENHTLYILLSGHLMVYLAEREDAVLNPDMGFRIPVGECIGEMSIIENMPVSAYVVAATECRLLSIPESIFWDELMSWPEVVKSLLTGLSSRMRRLDKVAIKTLEERLRFEQIERDLKAAAQIQSNILPQEKPLLAQYPQIDVAASIEPAREVGGDFFDTFPIDENTVGLAIGDVSGKGIPAALFMIRAVTILRASIARLNIQDENLASIFSSINRQLCESNINCLFVTIFFGILDVKTGKLTYVHGGHNRPFLKRVNETPQMIPIPDGMLLGIFEEAEYELAELTLNSGDLLVMYTDGVTEARDRDGQFFMEERVINILDELPTAIASTDIVGILGNRVKHFTQQMPQSDDITIMTLRYHGSPSTAATNVTPETF, from the coding sequence ATGTCTGACTCTTCCCCTAATGATGCCGTATTAAAGCTGAGTGAATCCCATCATGACTGGGAGGCGATCGCCAGCTGCGAATTATTTCAGGGAGTCCAGCCAACCTTACTAAAAGACCTAATTCAAAAATGTTCTATCCAAGTCTTTCCCGCCGGTTCTAGCATTACCGAACCCGGCCAAGAAAACCACACCCTCTACATTTTGCTGTCAGGTCATCTCATGGTGTACCTCGCCGAACGGGAAGATGCGGTGTTAAATCCCGATATGGGTTTTCGGATTCCGGTTGGTGAATGCATTGGCGAAATGTCCATCATTGAGAATATGCCCGTTTCTGCCTATGTGGTCGCCGCCACAGAATGCCGTCTGCTAAGCATTCCAGAAAGCATCTTTTGGGACGAGCTCATGTCTTGGCCAGAGGTGGTCAAAAGTTTACTCACAGGCCTGTCTAGCCGGATGCGTCGCCTCGATAAAGTGGCCATTAAAACCCTCGAAGAACGCCTGAGATTTGAGCAGATTGAGCGGGATTTAAAAGCCGCAGCGCAAATTCAATCCAATATTTTGCCCCAAGAAAAACCCCTCTTAGCCCAATATCCCCAGATTGATGTTGCCGCCAGTATCGAACCAGCCCGGGAAGTGGGCGGTGATTTTTTTGATACATTTCCCATCGATGAAAATACAGTGGGTTTGGCGATCGGGGATGTGTCTGGTAAAGGGATTCCGGCCGCCCTATTTATGATTCGCGCCGTCACCATTTTGCGTGCCAGTATTGCGCGGTTAAATATTCAAGATGAAAACCTCGCTTCAATTTTTTCATCTATTAATCGTCAACTTTGTGAGAGTAATATCAATTGTCTATTTGTGACGATCTTTTTCGGTATTCTCGATGTCAAAACTGGTAAATTAACCTACGTTCATGGTGGTCACAATCGTCCTTTCCTCAAACGGGTGAATGAAACTCCCCAGATGATTCCAATCCCTGACGGTATGCTTTTAGGTATTTTTGAGGAGGCGGAATATGAGCTAGCAGAATTGACTCTAAACAGCGGTGATTTGCTGGTGATGTATACCGACGGTGTGACGGAGGCGCGGGATCGCGATGGTCAGTTTTTTATGGAAGAGCGCGTCATTAATATTTTAGATGAACTACCCACAGCCATTGCCTCGACGGATATTGTTGGGATTTTAGGCAATCGCGTTAAGCATTTTACGCAGCAAATGCCCCAATCTGATGACATCACAATTATGACTCTGCGTTATCACGGCTCACCATCGACAGCGGCAACTAACGTTACACCAGAAACTTTCTAA
- a CDS encoding peroxiredoxin, translating into MVVQVGQLAPDFTATAVFEEEFKTIKLSDYRGQYVVLFFYPLDFTFVCPTEVAAFSDRHQEFAELNTEILGVSVDSEFAHLAWIQTDRKEGGVGELTFPLISDLSKTISEQYGVLETEAGIALRGLFIIDGEGIVQHITINNFSFGRSLDETLRILKAVQHVQTHRDEVCPVDWQEGAATMVPEPKASKAYFSTL; encoded by the coding sequence ATGGTGGTACAAGTGGGACAACTCGCGCCGGACTTTACAGCTACGGCGGTATTTGAAGAAGAATTTAAAACAATCAAACTCTCCGATTATCGCGGTCAATACGTCGTTTTATTTTTCTACCCCCTCGACTTCACCTTTGTCTGTCCCACTGAAGTTGCAGCCTTCAGCGATCGCCACCAAGAATTTGCCGAACTTAACACCGAGATTTTAGGCGTATCCGTTGATAGCGAATTTGCCCACCTCGCCTGGATTCAAACCGACCGCAAAGAAGGAGGCGTTGGCGAGCTCACTTTCCCCCTAATCTCCGACCTCAGCAAGACCATTAGCGAACAATATGGTGTCCTCGAAACCGAAGCAGGCATTGCCCTCAGAGGTTTATTTATTATTGACGGTGAAGGCATCGTGCAGCACATCACCATCAACAACTTTTCCTTTGGGCGCAGTCTTGACGAAACCCTGCGTATCCTCAAAGCAGTGCAACATGTGCAAACCCATCGTGACGAAGTTTGCCCCGTCGATTGGCAAGAAGGTGCCGCCACCATGGTGCCTGAACCCAAAGCCTCAAAGGCATATTTCTCAACCCTCTAA
- a CDS encoding aldo/keto reductase has protein sequence MRYRRFGRTELPMPVFSCGGMRYQFKWQDQPPANIPDENQKNLVAVIRRSLELGINHIETARGYGTSEMQLGWVLSQFPREEMIIQTKGAPKANPEEFRAQIEKSLNYLQLDYIDLFGIHGINTQEQYDYTFRKGGCLEVVRDFQREGRIRHVGFSTHGATDMIVKTIETGELDYVNLHWYWINQDNWEAVQAATRHDMGVFIISPSDKGGHLYDPPQILRDLCEPLHPMVFNDLFCLSHPQVHTLSLGAARPSDFDEHLKVLPLLDKADEILPDILARLENRAIATLGEDWVKTWKVGLPRYEHTPGHINIPTILWLRNLAIAYDMIEYGQARYNLMGNGSHWFPGYKADRLAEHDITNAIRLSPHRDKIPQALKEADELLGASEVKRLSQS, from the coding sequence ATGCGATACCGTCGTTTTGGTCGAACTGAACTGCCAATGCCCGTCTTTTCTTGTGGCGGTATGCGATATCAATTTAAGTGGCAGGATCAGCCTCCCGCCAATATTCCTGACGAAAATCAAAAAAATCTTGTGGCGGTGATTCGGCGATCGCTGGAACTTGGCATTAACCACATCGAAACGGCGAGGGGCTATGGCACCTCAGAAATGCAGTTGGGGTGGGTCTTGTCCCAATTTCCCCGCGAGGAGATGATTATCCAAACAAAAGGTGCTCCAAAGGCTAATCCTGAGGAGTTTCGGGCGCAAATAGAAAAATCTCTAAATTATTTACAGCTCGATTACATTGATCTTTTTGGTATTCACGGCATTAATACCCAAGAGCAATATGACTATACGTTTCGTAAGGGTGGTTGTTTAGAAGTTGTGCGGGACTTTCAACGGGAAGGACGCATTCGTCATGTGGGTTTCTCGACCCATGGCGCGACGGACATGATTGTCAAAACCATTGAAACGGGGGAGCTTGATTATGTCAATCTCCATTGGTATTGGATTAATCAGGATAATTGGGAGGCTGTTCAGGCGGCGACGCGTCACGATATGGGCGTGTTTATTATTAGTCCGTCGGATAAGGGGGGGCATCTCTATGATCCGCCACAGATATTAAGGGATCTCTGTGAGCCTCTACATCCCATGGTGTTTAATGATTTATTTTGTTTATCCCACCCGCAGGTACATACTTTGAGTTTGGGGGCGGCACGTCCGAGCGATTTTGATGAGCACCTCAAGGTTTTGCCCTTGCTCGATAAAGCGGATGAAATTTTGCCGGATATTTTGGCGCGTTTAGAAAATCGGGCGATCGCCACCCTTGGGGAAGACTGGGTAAAGACGTGGAAAGTCGGCTTACCGCGTTATGAACACACGCCGGGTCATATCAATATTCCGACTATTCTTTGGCTAAGAAATCTGGCGATCGCCTACGACATGATTGAGTATGGGCAAGCACGTTATAACCTCATGGGCAATGGTAGTCACTGGTTTCCGGGATATAAAGCCGATAGATTGGCGGAGCATGATATTACCAACGCCATTCGTCTCAGTCCCCACCGCGACAAAATTCCCCAAGCGCTCAAAGAAGCAGATGAATTGTTAGGGGCATCAGAAGTAAAGCGTCTCTCTCAAAGTTAG
- a CDS encoding glycosyltransferase: MEIVFFSGIPFFPKHTTGGAQQSLGKVVRYLGQLGHRVRILSSARANCHEPFTLAEGVEVLPILPVQHFPEICNTTPYNLTHLILDTQEILATADVLYILDAVLPFHFLYEKIPTVISFRNFIYSDTLGNGLNFRRDHLLLNSNYMRDCAVDTMSIFCPQITERMTVIPNGFDLDLLQPVDPQPLARRFGIPDDVIPLLYPHRPDPRKGIYNVLDVLALYRQRHGKQGDRLRLLIPKWHDGASENDSDTYDLILPYAQERGIDDLLIFHPWLESKDLPAYFSLGRVTFCLGTFPETFGNVHMESLACGTPPILTRVAAYRSSLPESIVAKVDPGDADAAVDALERLLQDPPDPDIGRQYIREHYNQQQMVEDHDTVLTQTRCLKPLPERAAPPWHAADRLAVPAWCYRGTQGYYNDYLDGYVQNEVLQQLLQCSNLDSQHSLTVEQAESASGLSRQQLDSLVRAGLLVRRSRADFV; encoded by the coding sequence GTGGAAATCGTTTTTTTCTCTGGAATTCCCTTCTTCCCAAAGCACACCACTGGTGGAGCGCAACAGAGCTTGGGAAAGGTGGTGCGATATTTAGGGCAATTAGGCCATCGCGTCCGCATTCTCAGTTCTGCCCGTGCTAATTGCCATGAGCCTTTTACCTTGGCGGAAGGTGTCGAAGTTCTCCCCATTTTGCCCGTACAGCACTTCCCCGAAATTTGTAATACTACTCCCTACAATCTGACCCATCTCATTCTCGATACCCAAGAGATTTTGGCTACTGCTGATGTGCTCTACATACTTGATGCGGTGTTGCCGTTTCACTTTTTGTACGAAAAGATCCCCACAGTGATTTCGTTTCGCAACTTTATTTACTCTGATACGTTGGGGAATGGCTTAAATTTCCGTCGTGATCATCTGTTGCTAAATTCTAACTACATGCGTGACTGTGCGGTGGATACGATGTCTATTTTCTGCCCCCAGATCACGGAACGTATGACGGTCATTCCCAATGGCTTTGATTTGGATCTGTTGCAGCCTGTTGATCCGCAGCCCCTTGCTCGTCGATTTGGCATTCCGGATGATGTGATTCCTTTGCTCTATCCCCATCGGCCTGACCCCCGTAAGGGCATTTACAATGTTTTGGATGTTTTGGCTTTATATCGACAACGTCATGGTAAGCAGGGCGATCGCCTGCGGTTGTTGATTCCTAAGTGGCATGATGGTGCGTCGGAAAATGATTCGGACACCTATGATCTGATTTTGCCCTATGCCCAAGAGCGCGGCATTGATGACTTGTTAATTTTTCATCCTTGGTTAGAAAGTAAGGATTTACCGGCCTACTTTAGTTTGGGACGGGTGACTTTCTGTTTGGGCACATTCCCTGAGACGTTTGGTAATGTCCATATGGAATCTTTAGCCTGTGGAACGCCGCCAATTTTGACGAGGGTGGCGGCCTACCGCTCTAGCTTGCCGGAGTCGATTGTTGCCAAGGTTGATCCGGGAGATGCCGATGCGGCGGTGGATGCCCTAGAGAGATTGTTACAAGATCCTCCTGATCCTGACATTGGTCGTCAGTATATCCGCGAGCATTACAATCAGCAGCAAATGGTGGAAGACCATGACACAGTGCTCACTCAAACGCGCTGCCTCAAGCCTTTGCCGGAAAGGGCTGCTCCTCCTTGGCATGCTGCGGATCGGTTGGCTGTTCCGGCTTGGTGTTATCGGGGGACTCAGGGTTATTACAATGATTATCTTGATGGCTATGTGCAAAATGAGGTGTTGCAGCAGTTGTTGCAATGTTCGAATCTTGATAGCCAACATTCTCTGACTGTGGAGCAGGCGGAATCGGCCAGTGGTTTAAGTCGTCAGCAGTTAGATAGTTTGGTGAGGGCGGGTTTATTGGTTCGGCGATCGCGGGCAGATTTTGTCTAG
- a CDS encoding YdcF family protein, whose amino-acid sequence MKNAFLRLQTSKQLALVSRALLFLISGVIVIAVSSGVRIATYPQDNYQGTYDCAIVLGAAVDVSVPTPVFEARIQHGVDLYHRKIVRNLIFTGGLGDGDRLSEGEVGAVYAEQQQIPRHHIFFEEQSKTTPQNLIEAQKMMVENNLNSAIIVSDHFHLQRSFMVAYSLGMEAGTSATHYSRYRSWKTKFPFLLREVYFSIKFKFLHG is encoded by the coding sequence GTGAAAAACGCATTTTTAAGATTACAAACTAGTAAACAACTTGCACTTGTTTCGCGGGCATTGCTCTTTCTGATCAGTGGGGTCATCGTTATTGCAGTTTCTTCTGGTGTGAGGATTGCCACCTACCCACAAGATAATTACCAGGGAACCTATGATTGCGCCATCGTGCTCGGTGCTGCGGTTGATGTGTCAGTACCCACGCCCGTTTTTGAAGCTCGCATTCAGCATGGTGTGGATCTGTATCACCGGAAAATTGTCCGTAATCTCATTTTTACCGGAGGACTAGGGGATGGCGATCGCCTTTCCGAAGGTGAAGTAGGAGCAGTCTATGCAGAGCAACAACAAATTCCTCGTCATCATATCTTCTTTGAAGAACAGTCAAAAACGACCCCACAAAATTTGATTGAAGCGCAAAAGATGATGGTCGAAAATAATCTAAATTCGGCAATTATTGTCTCCGATCATTTTCATTTACAGCGCAGTTTTATGGTTGCCTATTCGTTAGGAATGGAGGCAGGCACTTCAGCAACACACTATTCGAGATATCGTTCGTGGAAAACAAAATTCCCCTTCCTTTTACGCGAGGTTTATTTCTCAATTAAATTCAAATTTCTTCATGGATAA